The Montipora capricornis isolate CH-2021 chromosome 3, ASM3666992v2, whole genome shotgun sequence genome includes the window GATCaaagtagccaatcagctttcgagttggtcacTATCATGTGAGATATAAATTGGCGTTggccgcatgttaaatatatttgaaattgaTAGCTACACTAAAGACAACTAAGATATTATTATGGTAAGAGAAGACAtacttaaatactacatattACGGAGCATATCTTATACAGCTAGCAGTTAATCTATGGTCAATTTTGAGTCCTCAAtaggaatcttttttttttgaagagcATGTGTGGAAGTTGTTTAAATTCTAGTGGGACAgattcccagatttttattgcAGAGAATTTAAATGTAGATATACCATAGTTGGTACGTACTGATGGGTTAAAGAAGTTTTCATTAGCAGCATACCTGGTATTATATGAGTGAATGTCTGATGCAGGTATAAGAATATTCAGTAGTACAGCTGGGGTGTtacttttgtcatttttaaatttgtatataAAAAGTGATACCTTTAATCTGtacatattttcaaatttcaagattCCAAGAAGATTATAATAGGAGTCGACATGTTCTCTGCCATGAGAAAGAACATGCTTCGTATACATCTATTCTGCTTAGTGCAAATTTTATTTAATCTAGTcttgtaagctgtgctccagcTAGCAAGACCATAGTTTAAATATGGATAAATAAGAGTATAATATAACTGTTTGAGCATATGAAAATCAAGATAATTTCTTAGCTTGTTAATTATACCTACATTCTTTGCTAATTTATTGTTTACATGTTGAATTTGGGGTTCCCTTCTTTATGGTGCTTAACAGAACCGCAAATCCATTCACCACTCTACAACAACAGTTCCCAGTACCGAAATTCCGACCTTCGATGGGATCGCAGACCAACGTCGTATATGAAATTCCCTGTACAAATTGTTTGTGGTGTTATATTGGGGAAACCGGCAGAGCTTTTAATAtgcgaaaaaaagaacatttaagaaacaccaaaactgcgGCCAAAGGCTCTAGAATTGCTTATCACGCTTGGTCCAACAACCATGccattgatttcaaaaatgcgtcagttattgacaaaggcacttttagaacgagaaaaacattagaagcgtggcataccacAGTAAATGCTCATCAAGGTATATACCTAGATACTTAATATAGCTTTTACGATTAATATTGTGAATATTtcaatgtatttttttctttgatgatgTTAACATAATCATGTTGGCGGTTAACGACTCATTGATATGAatcttgaaaatattgaagggccgcagccaggatgaaacatagtgaaattttaaaaaacgatctctggctaaaatgattaaaaactacgagctttcgactgcccgaactgcagtcttcgatgcataaaatgaatgataagaaatcgatgagaaaatttaaataaaaacgtacattgcaaaatgatgagaatgtagaaaatttatgaatatttgttaaaaagaatgttgtattgtccagGTAAAGGGCACGAATTGGTATCTGTGTTAGGTGTCACAGTGGGAACCCCCTGAGGCCCATCGTCACCTGTATTGGCTCAGCACTATACAACACATCCAAATTTCTAACGGATATCCTTTCTCCGCTTCAGAATCCCAACGGATACTCTGTTGCCAACTCCTTGCAGTTTTCCAAAGAATTATCCAATATCGAGATTGATGGTAATGAAATTTTGGTCTCTTTTGATGTTGTGTCACTCTTCACCGCAATCCCTGTAGATAAAGCTTGTGTGtacataaaaaagaaacttgaacAAGATGCCACCCTTCCTTCAAGGACGAATTTGGACATCGATGACATCACTAAACTTCTTCAATTCACCTTGTCCAACAACTATGTTATGTTCAACAACAGAATTTATAAACAAGTCCATGGCTCTGCGATGGGCAGTCCTGTCAGCCCCATTGTGGCCAATCTTTGCATGGAGGAGATCGAAGAGTCCGCAATAAGTATTTCATCTGCTCGCCCCAAAATTTGGAAAAGGTACATGGACGATAGTTTTTGCATCATTGGGAAGAACGACCTCAGCCTTCCATGACACATTATATTCAATTGACCCTAACATCTCGTTTACCATTGAGACCGAATGTAACGGAAACATCTCCTTTCTCAACACTCTGGACTCCCGAAGAAATGGAGTCATCGTTGTTAATGTTTACAGAAAGCCCACCCATACAGACAGATACTTAGATTTTAATTCCCATCACAACAGGCAACACATGGTCAGCACAGCATCAAGTCTCCTGCACAGGGCTCTAAATCTACCCAATTCTTCTGAACGAAAAAGACGGGAACTTAATTACGTCCAGGCAGCTCTGGAGTCCAACGGTTATCCATCTAGCTTTATCAAAAGCATACACACTAGAAAGACTCGAGCTTCTACAACAAATGTATCCCCGGAGGAACTCGTTGGAATGTTTTTCAAGATGGTTGAACCAACCGAGTCACGCAAGTCTTTCGCTTCTCTCCCTTACATCAAAGGAGTAACTGAGCCTTTGACACGCATCCTCAAAAAACACGATGTCACGGttgtaaacaaaccattcaCCACTCTACAACAACAGTTCCCAGTACTGAAATTCCGACCTTCGATGGAATCGCAGACCAACGTCGTATATAAAATTCCCTGTACAAATTGTTTGTGGTGTTATATTGGGGAAACCGGCAGAGCTTTTAATAtgcgaaaaaaagaacatttaagaaacaccaaaactgcgGCCAAAGGCTCTAGAATTGCTAATCACGCTTGGTCCAAGAACCATGCCATTGATTTCGAAAATGCgtcagttattgacaaaggcacttttagaacgagaaaaacattagaagcgtggcataccacagtgacacctaacgcagataacaattcgtgccctttacctggacaatacaacattctttttctttttcgggcagtcgaaagctcgtactttttaatcattttagccagagatccttttttaaaatttaacgaTATGAATCATGTTGTCACTGAAGACACTTTTACCCATTTCGGCTTGGACAGATGGTAGTAGGCTAGACTTCTTTTCCATCAGATTCTTCTTCTTGTAGAATTCTTCTCTTTTATCTCTTTGTACAAACTTTGCTATAATTCGGTTTTTTACCTTCTTTGTATCTGGAAGTCTGTGAGCTGTTGATATCTGGTCTTTACTTATACTAACACCAATAAGTGAGCCCAGCTCTAGAACCAGGTGTTTGGGATTATCCAGTGGCAAAACGGGAACAAATCTTCAAGCAATACTGACGCGCAACTGGAGTTGGTGAATTGACCCGCACGCAAGGATCCTGTGCACCAGACATCACCAAGCACACCAAATGTCACAAAGACTATCGAAAGTTTTTGGAAAAGTCTGAAGGACAGGGGTTTGTGGCAGGATGAAATGTATGTTAACAGAAAGACCGCAGCTGGTCTTAGTGAGATAGAGCTGCGCGAGCTTCTGCCGCAATGTGTCCTAGAGGACACCAGGAAACGATACCCTAACCCACCTGGTGTGCCGTAAGTAGAACCCTGATATAAAATCGGCCAGCGAACTTTAAAACATTTATTGCATTTCGCACACGGTTACATTACACACACTTTACTTCAATAAATTGCCCTAGCTTTTATACTTTAACAACAATGCTACACCTAATAACCATTGACAACAATTATCAACATTCCAACGATAACTCACGCTACGACACTACATTCCCTCCTTTCTTTCGAGAACAAAGATCTTATCCCTACAACAATATAATTTTGCAAAAGGAAGAATcgaacaaaagaaaactatgAATAGGAAAATTGTGATCCTAACCGAAGCATACAATCTTTAAACTAGACACGGGAAACAATCTTTGAATCAACAAAGTTTTTGAAATGCATGAGAAACAGTCTTTCAATCCCTCAATGACAAAACGAAATCTTTAAACCTAGAAGGCCTGCAGACTTGACATGTGGACCTTCGAAAAGTTTCCTGACAAACTCCTGGAACTTGTGGTTCACCCTCATCTCCTCCTTTCCCTGTTTCTGAGTAGATTCCTTGATTTCTCCCTGGTGAGCATTTGCTCGTCTACATAGTCCTTTCCTTTCAATTTGTTGGACCAGTCTGTGTCACACGTTGCTTCTCTTGAAACGTCAATGGTCTCTCTTCTCAGTTCCGGCAGTTTGGACCGTATTTCTCGCCCAAACATCAGAGAAAATGGTAAAGCACCTGTAGTGACTTATGGGGTAGATCTGTATGCAGTCAACCACGAAATTAATTCTGAAGGCCAATTTTTCTTCTCCAGATGTGCAATCTGTAAACATTTAAGCAAGGAGCGATTCTGACGTTCAACCT containing:
- the LOC138040546 gene encoding uncharacterized protein; its protein translation is MTNMDLSQVVVLHTFGCHSGNPLRPIVTCIGSALYNTSKFLTDILSPLQNPNGYSVANSLQFSKELSNIEIDGNEILVSFDVVSLFTAIPVDKACVYIKKKLEQDATLPSRTNLDIDDITKLLQFTLSNNYVMFNNRIYKQVHGSAMGSPVSPIVANLCMEEIEESAISISSARPKIWKRQHMVSTASSLLHRALNLPNSSERKRRELNYVQAALESNGYPSSFIKSIHTRKTRASTTNVSPEELVGMFFKMVEPTESRKSFASLPYIKGVTEPLTRILKKHDVTVVNKPFTTLQQQFPTSPSTPNVTKTIESFWKSLKDRGLWQDEMYVNRKTAAGLSEIELRELLPQCVLEDTRKRYPNPPGVPKRYTKSDKHRGSGFHDLGTRGRLQNGHFYKSAEIVYKHQNALFWAGVQEDPRSVLPGSTWRQNMGHWFWWVITRSHLTAMTDLA